One Epinephelus lanceolatus isolate andai-2023 chromosome 10, ASM4190304v1, whole genome shotgun sequence genomic region harbors:
- the LOC144464416 gene encoding hemicentin-1-like, protein MNYMFLTTAILVFLSSASLCYGAGVLPVDLLSGVKGESVTFTTTVKPTAQPFLALTWSFNGTTNIITSTSADVVGAGYENRITLDKSTGSLVLRNLTEKDSGEYELIIIPYGAGQIQGTAKLEVLTKVSKPTMACPTENVVEGITSLNLTCNSDGFTSRVWMKDGQPLVAGGRFSFHDGNRVLSISPVNRIDTGEFLCNVSNDISFDTARCRLLVYYGPDRPVIVQTPIGAELEESVFLSCSADSLPKATFFWKFKHMMMHGPVHYIHELEPSHLGRYTCTARNPTTGQEASVFHNLRGIVKESIAPPLKHTYCTHSTSSVKTLSTCLETAGDMKTSVILVIILGTISGLSHGAGVLPDNLIAAVGETVTFTTTVTPPATPFLIVVWSFSDIHGAHSSILTSSNTDIIDPAYANRVTLFRPTGSLELRNLTLSDNGEYTVMIIPNGGAQQKGICTLLILAPVSNVVVTPSSTDLVELSSSVRLSCSSSGSSPSFLWLNGSSEVTASDRVQLTDGGATLTIVSVTRYDQGPFRCQVSNPVSNGTSDPVNLSISYGPENINLKLSPSQEYYTEGSDIILTCSAVSRPPALFQWFLNADLLSNTGPELRLMNIQMNERGNYSCQAFNNKTLRYQISPPAAITVLAPISNVTVNASTTEILESSSSSVSLSCSASGSSPSFLWLNGSSEVTASVRVQLTDGGSTLTIVNMTRYDHGPFRCHVFNHFSNSTSDPVNLLIIYGPENINLTISPLQEFYDEGTDITLMCSADSGPPALIHWFLNGDLLSDTGPELRLVNIQKSQSGNYSCQAFNNRTRPMRNQTSQTAAISVLKSQISNVVVTPSATELLELSSVSMSCSTSGSFPTFLWLNDSSEVTASDRVLLTDGNSTLTIINVTRYDQGPFFCHVFNNFSNYTSDPVTLYISFGPENINLKLSPPQKYFKVGSNINMTCSADSRPAAQFMWFLNGSLLSDTGPEFRLMDSQMNHSGRYSCQAYNSKTLKYEKSKPAAISVRTPISNVMVTSNNSHLGLFEFNSSVRLSCSASGSYPSFLWLNGSSVVTKSDRVQLTDGGATLTLTRVPRYDQGPFSCNVSNGVSSEITQPVNLFIQHGPDNMAITGPSSVRVRDFTMLYCSTMSVPSPTFIWLYNGRPTNVREAAFVIKSIRPFDGGTFTCTAVNAVTGLSQSVSHELTVVDSLDCDCSSAAGRATIITAGCFLLIAVVGGTIVYGMIRRNRNSSDYPAHRQESLSMRNRRSDVYKLSVTAQNGLTSFDA, encoded by the exons ATGAACTACATGTTTCTCACAACAGCCATACTTGTATTCCTCTCCTCAG CAAGTCTTTGCTATGGAGCCGGAGTGCTCCCCGTCGATCTACTTAGTGGAGTAAAAGGAGAGAGTGTGACCTTCACAACAACCGTGAAACCAACAGCGCAACCATTTCTGGCATTGACCTGGAGCTTCAATGGTACCACCAATATAATAACATCAACCAGTGCAGATGTAGTGGGAGCAGGCTATGAGAACAGGATCACCCTGGATAAATCTACTGGATCTCTGGTGCTTAGAAACCTGACTGAAAAAGACAGCGGAGAATACGAGTTAATCATCATCCCGTATGGAGCCGGACAGATTCAAGGAACTGCTAAGTTGGAGGTGCTGA CCAAAGTGTCAAAACCCACCATGGCCTGCCCGACAGAGAACGTAGTAGAAGGTATAACCTCCCTGAACCTAACCTGCAATTCTGACGGCTTCACGTCTAGAGTGTGGATGAAGGATGGCCAACCTCTGGTTGCTGGAGGAAGATTCAGCTTTCACGATGGGAACAGAGTGTTGTCCATCAGCCCCGTGAACAGGATAGACACCGGAGAGTTTCTGTGTAATGTCAGCAATGACATCAGCTTCGATACTGCCAGATGCAGACTTCTAGTCTATT ATGGACCTGACAGACCAGTAATTGTTCAGACGCCAATAGGAGCAGAACTTGAAGAGTCCGTCTTTCTTAGCTGCTCTGCTGACTCCCTACCAAAGGCAACTTTCTTCTGGAAGTTCAAACACATGATGATGCACGGGCCCGTACACTACATCCATGAGTTAGAACCAAGTCACCTGGGGAGGTACACCTGCACCGCCCGTAACCCTACCACTGGCCAGGAAGCCTCTGTGTTCCACAACCTGCGTGGTATT GTGAAGGAGTCCATTGCCCCtcccctcaaacacacatactgtactcaCAGCACCTCCTCTGTGAAAACACTTTCTACGTGCCTGGAGACTGCAGGAGATATGAAAACATCTGTGATACTGGTGATAATCCTGGGAACCATCTCAG GTTTGAGCCATGGAGCTGGTGTGCTACCAGACAATCTCATTGCAGCTGTTGGAGAGACGGTGACGTTCACCACAACAGTGACTCCACCAGCTACTCCGTTCCTAATAGTAGTGTGGAGTTTTTCCGATATCCACGGTGCTCATTCTAGTATACTAACCTCGAGCAACACAGACATAATTGACCCAGCGTATGCAAACAGGGTCACCCTCTTCAGACCTACTGGATCTCTGGAGCTCAGGAATCTGACTCTTAGTGACAATGGAGAATACACAGTCATGATCATACCAAATGGCGGAGCACAGCAGAAAGGAATTTGCACACTGCTCATACTTG CACCAGTCTCCAATGTGGTTGTAACTCCCAGCAGCACAGACTTGGTGGAGCTCAGCAGCTCTGTCCGTTtgtcctgctcctcctctggatcctctccctctttcctctGGCTGAACGGCAGCTCTGAGGTTACAGCCAGTGACAGAGTTCAGCTCACTGATGGAGGTGCCACTCTTACCATTGTCAGTGTGACCCGCTATGACCAGGGACCATTCAGGTGTCAAGTGTCCAATCCTGTCAGTAATGGCACCAGTGATCCAGTAAACCTCTCCATCAGCT ATGGCCCAGAAAATATAAATTTGAAGCTGTCTCCATCACAAGAATACTATACAGAAGGGTCAGACATCATCCTGACCTGTTCAGCTGTCTCCAGACCTCCTGCCCTGTTTCAGTGGTTTCTGAATGCAGACCTGCTGTCTAATACTGGACCGGAGCTCAGACTGATGAACATTCAGATGAATGAAAGAGGGAACTACAGCTGTCAGGCCTTTAACAACAAAACTCTAAGATATCAAATATCTCCACCTGCAGCTATAACTGTGCTGG CACCAATATCCAATGTAACGGTAAATGCCAGCACGACAGAAATTTTGGagtccagcagcagctctgtcagCCTGTCCTGTTCAGCTTCTGgttcctctccctctttcctctGGCTGAACGGCAGCTCTGAGGTTACAGCCAGCGTCAGAGTTCAGCTCACTGATGGAGGCTCCACTCTCACTATAGTTAACATGACCCGCTACGACCATGGACCATTCAGGTGTCATGTGTTCAATCATTTCAGTAACAGCACCAGCGATCCAGTAAACCTCCTCATCATCT ACGGCCCAGAAAATATCAATCTGACAATATCTCCATTGCAAGAATTCTATGACGAAGGCACAGACATCACTTTGATGTGCTCAGCTGACTCCGGACCCCCTGCCTTGATTCACTGGTTTCTAAATGGAGACCTGCTGTCTGATACTGGACCAGAGCTCAGACTGGTGAACATTCAGAAGAGTCAGAGTGGGAACTACAGCTGTCAGGCCTTTAACAACAGAACTAGGCCTATGAGAAATCAAACATCGCAGACTGCAGCCATCTCTGTACTAAAAT CTCAAATCTCCAATGTTGTAGTGACTCCCAGCGCCACAGAGTTGTTAGAGCTGAGCTCAGTCTCTATGTCCTGCTCAACCTCTGGATCTTTCCCCACTTTCCTCTGGCTGAACGACAGCTCTGAGGTTACAGCCAGCGACAGGGTTCTGCTCACTGATGGAAACTCCACTCTCACGATAATTAATGTCACACGCTACGACCAGGGACCATTCTTCTGCCATGTGTTCAATAATTTCAGCAATTACACCAGCGATCCAGTGACACTCTACATCAGCT TTGGCCcagaaaatattaatttgaaGCTGTCTCCACCACAAAAATACTTTAAGGTAGGGTCAAACATAAACATGACGTGTTCAGCTGACTCCAGACCCGCTGCCCAATTTATGTGGTTTCTGAATGGAAGCCTGCTGTCTGATACTGGACCAGAGTTCAGACTGATGGACAGTCAGATGAATCACAGTGGACGCTACAGCTGTCAGGCCTATAACAGCAAAACTCTGAAATATGAAAAATCTAAGCCTGCAGCCATCTCTGTACGGA CACCAATCTCCAATGTGATGGTGACTTCAAACAACTCACACTTGGGCCTGTTCGAGTTCAACAGCTCTGTCCGTTTGTCCTGCTCCGCCTCTGGATCCTACCCCTCTTTCCTCTGGCTGAACGGCAGCTCTGTGGTTACAAAAAGTGACAGAGTTCAGCTTACTGATGGAGGCGCCACTCTCACTCTAACTAGAGTGCCCCGCTATGACCAGGGACCATTCAGTTGCAACGTGTCGAATGGTGTCAGCAGTGAAATCACCCAGCCAGTGAATCTTTTCATTCAAC ATGGACCTGACAACATGGCTATCACAGGACCCAGTTCAGTGCGTGTTAGAGATTTCACAATGCTTTACTGCTCCACGATGTCTGTACCATCACCAACGTTCATCTGGCTTTACAACGGGAGGCCAACCAATGTCCGTGAGGCTGCGTTCGTCATAAAATCCATCAGACCCTTTGACGGGGGGACGTTCACCTGCACTGCTGTGAACGCTGTTACAGGGCTGAGTCAATCAGTGAGCCACGAGTTAACTGTTGTAG attCCTTAGACTGTGACTGCTCAAGTGCTGCTGGGAGAGCTACCATCATAACAGCTGGATGCTTTCTTCTTATTGCTGTAGTTGGTGGAACAATTGTGTATGGCATGATAAGGAGGAACAG aaaCAGCAGCGACTATCCAGCACATCGACAAG AATCTCTGAGCATGAGGAACAGACGTTCAGATGTGTATAAGCTCTCAGTGACAGCACAGAATGGCTTGACTTCCTTTGACG CATGA